The following are from one region of the Biomphalaria glabrata chromosome 12, xgBioGlab47.1, whole genome shotgun sequence genome:
- the LOC106072065 gene encoding uncharacterized protein LOC106072065 isoform X2, giving the protein MGSSQRPWDRLGHGQDPGMWGSKRRFMSRQSSTTSTSTSRSSGLVGDHVISEAHGEQVHQNASIKDTLLESMELLGAHGNLDLAEKIYLEKIFHRVLDWNNGMPVSSSNSSKAMDKHFWNSIQNQAANNIRDRQLETDSPRLQASLKERLERLNQSEQSPTKSKMVLQLPNPAETKRRRDLIVPDEEDLSSSSYKQLKASAKPETTTNPPLSSKEANLSSKDFSGGDTASRYSYLSSLSSISMDNSSQRGSQIGSNASQRMQSPSLATFLPPTFRLSGSFESTASPPDTYMFNQPYTPSHAERVLMGLGFGATEGFLPERFLRDWYSKIAKAQMEAQIAAQAEVKTPDISESSPTFPPNTPVTVEHEMQKAERRDSHVSTASSMLDEAANFFPSNMSQDSKIQRLKEYIAAYSNHANSPTEGRDFKIRHFATTRQKSLPLFLETLSEEEEGRSRISGVDPFDKEARLQMFISDAMSSSGKSTGSNSENSYISSNQSESDSVSSCSDNRSSLQRKNQHIKAYKKHLDEEHKMENERKEKELKARKLTEDDDNEHEERHRHRRPKGSPVRQSTVRRNENFGKAPNTPGSDCPVTPGHQLQLQDAEMSKTTTESQPTDNKFNTGAKQDSMHSKDSIEVEEIIQFQLCKTKFGRTKEDKTESISTNQAVEPAMVSIVLEDVDRDTNHCDNTLPISYLGLPASRCSSSSLSPIPQSPVTVIEVGLDNQQDSLDTEGTGSSKETDDDNCLLQTSSSDDTGARKHGRCKSRSSKSLNTPGHDDFPRRRNSTASPLPSFQSRLSPSGDYGEMKPRRRLSLEVPVMPEIRFMLERQRAYSIGQLNDDPQLSQVRETVGKRATATENERLDNNNASEVKNFNPQEHRSSSQMEKSDSKHFIDKDEMEVVLDKRGDTKPNDGLRRKSTPQLGQCQCCSGNQMPTMTALKKESSLNKSNESSPGSARSAFRIATKSKRETYSGHEQSSNIKDLEEMNTSQHVFKPQLITDRHHSDMDCGSIHRQRIRTSDHSTPPLNFSDSRPVVKDFGTSSGSRNKIHCISRAVQVNEASLLARPIPHSYLLQDSCFYYACDRWTQCSNLDHGWSLQSGFHKSTQTAVPTFEMSCQTSEFHDGSHANRSGDSLEISLRSFRNFETKAVNTVVSLIGREHEYDHSLSPPRLSTSYFPCRFESTLDFRFVDETLEQIERELSHIEKKECVNYLNLVTNVNAEHDKDRKERREILRDLKLTTSDLSSIDKCYKKPKRSKSVTEEITPSSSTDETDHEHIKELQTSFKDGDIHRKGLEDSQHISEKKINKLFPLGLNNTIQTTSSLSNSLPHGVTISQPDVGENKNNKNISDSSTVLTPETKRPPLDTGHFISKCLNVGSDHRDHPIGHSDGGFQNSNIYRTDLQQNKAEIEQFSSGIKRSASVNKCQEKVTQWRRFSLPTIGLHKTTIRTHSKLSRLKYLSSSQNSCNSLDLELDFMNASDTLTKFSSENNDQCISCPKNKHDRSMISINDNKKHFSEPNVQFVAEADFKDYSACHSVKPCNETVITSPYRKKPLSPKVSALRGSQSLSQPADTASGNSTPEICISPLKSFQMDFLQIPGSPKDYLTKAVYPVASSSSGSCSPYNLPGLKGDITDEMRPLENSCVQDSATASNDNQLSMLEGKDDAEGVSLNKKQEYFHSVTYMKASLSDSDLPASTVDSTVDLSLRSSIEQSADEFSDSSMLPRLSVDSTLEELKREKQSEEISIDVDTMDFSDFKKTWNNKGVNSGGAVNSKGVITPDFHTAMLNIQKDSHTSVQSNHIETIVQDSFDMEDVSNRSVAGSDILQLEELDIDLSQINFSKTRSSSASSYSEPMLENLGSLSQDSLSSEEGKFLMNYLRIGDNLDDLLQVSDYGGTSPSPTKMRCLSEVNSTLSGNTEREEAQCESPKRKLATLLHVASSGALAELSNYDNGTEKDTSKRVNKKTGMTSDTFGLKSKKTRVKATKSCETGLESYKNKKNYEKKIDEIVDDSSGDECDKEILRINLNRPVRKRLMKTNSDPVDKDIFCRSKKVPTQNSQLSDDKVEVEKRVDSVENKSTPDQPNSTEMMAIFQNVNLSYLQNRSNVSPLKVNEGDELAEYSLKPFSVLDQTSTACVLSVEFTKEDSLDISDANDDPIENLASELEMMLLLENLDSYAEHLSSLNEGPILSPARHFPLPQISEEGTVSEDASEGGGLNHKMLSFSDKASQDSDLGLAGNAHTEEAIPVVKDGNSVEDNSVQVSEEQPASPKIIRLPTDNNLLFLLESYDADSVFEEAVSVNSPLTLNSVYSRRLDNQDMLNVNIRAVSPSSKVFDFAQSLVGSNIPIISPETSTEQSIDSLELTSSENGDNEAIVTSDSEGLANTLSFDSHIFHFPPNNQVLETHTVEKKIDLLGTVVTKFASTHTVRFNHINAPPSNTDHEKHLSTASLMIGDYRQAKKEKENNDSCIVQCSDNNRSCSGFEKDVKNRKTELQFDNSNVNMNTVSESKKEQLKEKVRAFLLIDQPCKQESPRELEYEKSDKDLQVIEHGSQNDKIAKTCTDYYSDLEDTTLIHVDEAIDIKSRVKAMFMIEDRNAPGNIASEGQRVKVTTMFSQNSKEARSSFSSTSISDLDDTAGTEIEAPKQNCVRTQHKSDAASVAPGAEIRKKPRKLRTRDSLLKLHEQTNISSSMGSDNESDLVSALRNQGDYDVRERDLALGLLTADVIDEEDTTSEVHSCDSYSKNDDNTKSIRVQNGKDCIRNSETVTQNSDSESDVVTKDINAPKVIIQQPSEDNSQESLRRLNLPLLNLAAVSGNSGLESGFGNMSPPTESSDTKYPFSAKHGSSSWLRRSPRMHFLSPNAALTQKKYYDCLQLRDYSASSAADESHPELEYLDILPKFSQYQSNKRADGGSDYLSPQKKSVRDKLPTFLLQEPDDFNESESRCSSYRLSIRSPEPRPGVHFDDLDDLIVVCDSNSTSTPPSNSSDTQNNVVQLETLEESHDEYSGQQWSINVDDFEQTYEPHMQFCKDKDSELHITDDEAEIRSIVGDSENQDQNELFGSNNDFEINKDNLVYDTKGEYLSEEPNRDLFSQLHVQINDIHVNTDRKYNDMYSDIAYGISERSDHSWANRLSQMSEAESQPFFRSSSDSEIGVSQEPQLFVEDANVISDAQAGSECYTESLIPWSNVIDNIATPGDILEDPQSQYKKLLSVTSHDSGFDSQGSPIELTTLRTSDWGSTLFRVVQEETVDPDIDEIEANNLF; this is encoded by the coding sequence ATGGGAAGCTCACAGAGACCTTGGGATCGCCTCGGCCACGGGCAGGATCCCGGGATGTGGGGATCGAAGAGGAGGTTTATGTCCAGGCAGAGCTCAACAACAAGCACCTCCACAAGCAGGTCTAGCGGGCTGGTGGGTGATCACGTGATCAGCGAGGCGCACGGGGAACAGGTCCACCAAAACGCTTCCATTAAAGACACGCTCCTGGAGAGTATGGAGCTGCTAGGAGCACATGGCAATTTAGATCTAGCTGAGAAAATTTACTTAGAGAAGATATTCCACAGAGTTCTGGACTGGAACAATGGGATGCCCGTATCATCCAGTAACTCTTCCAAAGCCATGGACAAACATTTCTGGAACTCTATTCAAAACCAGGCAGCCAACAATATTCGAGATCGCCAACTAGAAACTGATTCTCCGAGGTTGCAGGCGTCACTCAAAGAGCGACTTGAAAGGTTAAACCAAAGTGAACAGTCTCCAACAAAGTCTAAGATGGTACTACAACTTCCTAACCCTGCTGAGACAAAAAGGCGGAGAGACCTAATAGTCCCTGATGAAGAAGATCTTAGCAGTAGTTCCTACAAGCAGCTCAAGGCCAGCGCCAAGCCAGAGACGACTACAAACCCACCCTTATCCTCAAAAGAGGCCAACTTGTCCTCAAAAGACTTCAGCGGCGGAGATACTGCAAGCAGATACTCATATTTATCTTCACTGTCATCTATCAGCATGGATAATAGTTCACAGAGGGGCTCTCAAATTGGGAGTAATGCCTCACAACGAATGCAAAGCCCTAGCTTAGCAACTTTTTTACCTCCCACCTTCAGACTTAGCGGTAGCTTCGAGAGCACAGCCTCTCCACCAGATACTTATATGTTCAATCAGCCTTACACACCCAGTCATGCTGAAAGGGTTCTCATGGGTCTAGGCTTTGGGGCCACGGAGGGCTTTCTTCCAGAACGATTTCTCCGTGACTGGTATTCAAAGATAGCCAAAGCTCAGATGGAGGCCCAGATTGCGGCTCAAGCTGAAGTAAAGACTCCAGACATTTCTGAAAGCAGTCCAACATTTCCTCCAAACACTCCCGTCACAGTCGAACATGAAATGCAAAAGGCAGAACGAAGAGACAGTCATGTCAGCACTGCATCGTCTATGCTGGATGAGGCAGCAAATTTCTTTCCTTCCAATATGAGCCAGGACTCCAAGATTCAGCGACTGAAAGAATACATCGCAGCTTACTCAAATCACGCCAATTCGCCCACTGAAGggagagattttaaaataagacatTTCGCCACAACAAGGCAAAAGTCTTTGCCCTTGTTCCTAGAGACTCTGTCAGAGGAAGAAGAAGGTCGGTCGAGGATATCAGGCGTTGACCCTTTCGATAAGGAAGCGAGATTACAAATGTTCATATCCGATGCCATGTCAAGTAGTGGGAAAAGCACGGGTTCAAATTCGGAGAATTCTTACATTAGCAGCAATCAGTCGGAGAGTGACTCGGTAAGCAGCTGCTCTGACAATCGCTCAAGCCTTCAGCGTAAAAACCAGCACATCAAAGCTTATAAAAAGCATTTAGACGAAGAACATAAGATGGAAAATGAACGTAAAGAGAAAGAATTGAAAGCCAGGAAGCTAACGGAAGACGATGACAATGAGCACGAAGAGAGGCACAGACACAGACGTCCCAAAGGATCACCAGTGAGACAATCTACGGTGAGACGAAACGAGAACTTCGGGAAAGCCCCAAATACACCAGGCAGTGATTGCCCCGTTACACCTGGCCATCAGCTGCAGCTGCAGGATGCGGAAATGTCAAAAACAACAACGGAGAGTCAACCAACCGATAATAAATTTAACACCGGCGCAAAGCAAGATTCTATGCATTCTAAAGACAGCATCGAAGTTGAGGAGATCATTCAGTTTCAGTTATGCAAAACTAAATTTGGTAGGACAAAAGAGGACAAGACAGAATCGATTAGTACGAATCAAGCTGTGGAACCAGCTATGGTATCGATAGTACTTGAAGATGTGGATAGGGATACAAACCATTGCGATAACACTCTTCCCATCTCTTATCTTGGACTGCCAGCCTCTAGGTGCTCTTCTTCATCGCTCTCACCCATCCCACAAAGTCCTGTGACAGTGATTGAGGTAGGCCTTGATAACCAGCAAGACAGCCTGGACACCGAAGGCACTGGTTCTTCAAAAGAGACGGATGACGACAACTGTCTTTTACAAACATCTTCCAGTGATGATACAGGCGCAAGGAAACATGGCCGCTGCAAGAGCAGGTCTTCCAAGTCATTGAATACTCCAGGACACGATGATTTCCCAAGGCGTAGAAACAGCACAGCATCACCGTTGCCTTCATTTCAAAGCAGGTTAAGCCCTTCAGGAGATTATGGTGAAATGAAACCTCGCAGAAGGCTTTCTCTTGAAGTGCCTGTCATGCCCGAAATTCGTTTCATGCTGGAAAGACAAAGAGCTTATAGCATTGGTCAATTGAATGATGACCCGCAGTTGTCCCAAGTCAGAGAAACAGTAGGGAAAAGAGCTACAGCTACTGAAAACGAACGCCTTGACAACAACAATGCCTCAGAAGTGAAGAACTTCAACCCACAGGAGCATCGATCAAGTTCGCAAATGGAGAAATCGGACTCCAAGCATTTTATTGATAAAGATGAGATGGAAGTTGTGCTAGATAAAAGAGGTGATACGAAACCTAATGACGGATTAAGAAGAAAGTCAACACCTCAACTTGGACAATGTCAGTGCTGTAGTGGAAACCAAATGCCAACTATGACAGCTTTGAAAAAAGAATCTTCGTTAAACAAAAGTAACGAATCCAGCCCAGGCTCAGCCCGCTCAGCATTTCGAATAGCAACaaaaagcaagagagaaacTTATTCAGGACACGAGCAAAGTTCCAACATTAAGGATTTAGAAGAAATGAATACTTCCCAGCACGTCTTTAAGCCACAGTTAATCACTGACAGGCATCATTCAGATATGGACTGTGGGTCGATTCACAGGCAAAGAATAAGAACAAGTGACCATTCAACGCCACCCTTAAATTTTTCAGACTCACGCCCAGTGGTCAAAGACTTTGGAACGTCTTCAGGATCAAGAAACAAAATACACTGCATCAGTCGCGCTGTTCAGGTCAACGAAGCGTCGCTCCTGGCGAGGCCCATTCCTCACAGCTATCTTCTCCAAGATTCTTGCTTTTACTACGCCTGTGATAGATGGACCCAGTGTTCCAATTTAGACCACGGCTGGTCACTGCAGTCTGGGTTCCACAAGTCCACTCAGACGGCTGTCCCAACGTTTGAAATGTCGTGCCAGACCAGCGAATTCCATGACGGCTCTCACGCCAACAGGTCGGGCGATTCTTTAGAGATTTCCCTTCGCTCTTTCAGAAACTTTGAAACTAAAGCCGTCAACACTGTGGTGTCGTTGATTGGCCGAGAGCATGAATACGACCACTCCTTGTCACCACCGAGATTGAGCACGAGTTATTTCCCCTGCAGATTTGAGTCGACGCTTGATTTCCGATTCGTAGACGAAACATTGGAACAAATAGAAAGGGAGCTTAGTCATATAGAGAAGAAAGAATGCGTGAATTATTTGAACCTTGTTACAAATGTGAATGCTGAGCACGACAAGGACAGAAAAGAAAGGCGGGAAATATTAAGAGATTTAAAATTGACGACCAGTGATTTATCGAGCATTGACAAATGTTATAAAAAACCCAAACGTTCCAAAAGTGTAACTGAAGAAATAACTCCCTCATCCTCGACTGACGAGACTGACCATGAACATATTAAAGAATTACAAACGTCATTCAAAGATGGCGATATCCATAGAAAGGGCTTGGAAGATAGCCAACACATatctgagaaaaaaataaataagttgtTTCCCCTTGGTttaaacaatacaatacaaaCCACAAGTTCATTAAGTAATTCTCTCCCACACGGTGTCACTATTTCACAACCTGACGTaggagaaaataaaaacaacaaaaatatttctgataGCTCCACAGTATTGACACCGGAAACAAAACGCCCTCCATTAGACACGGGTCATTTCATCTCAAAATGCTTAAACGTTGGATCAGATCACCGAGACCACCCCATAGGTCATTCTGATGGTGGCTTCCAAAATTCTAATATTTATAGGACGGatttacaacaaaacaaagcgGAAATCGAGCAGTTTAGCTCTGGAATAAAACGCAGTGCTTCTGTTAATAAATGTCAAGAAAAAGTAACGCAATGGAGACGTTTCTCCCTCCCCACCATTGGGCTTCACAAAACAACCATTCGCACGCATTCAAAGCTTTCCAGGTTAAAATACCTGTCGAGTTCCCAGAACTCTTGTAACAGTTTAGACTTGGAGTTAGATTTTATGAATGCAAGTGACACATTGACAAAATTCAGTTCAGAAAACAATGATCAGTGTATATCttgccctaaaaataaacacgaCAGATCAATGATTTCTATAAAtgacaacaaaaaacatttttctgaaCCAAATGTTCAATTCGTCGCAGAGGCCGATTTCAAAGATTACAGCGCATGTCATTCTGTTAAGCCTTGCAATGAAACAGTTATCACCTCTCCGTACCGCAAAAAGCCCTTGTCACCTAAGGTGAGCGCACTGCGAGGTTCTCAATCCCTCAGTCAGCCAGCGGATACTGCTAGTGGTAACAGCACACCAGAAATATGCATTTCGCCCCTTAAGTCTTTCCAAATGGACTTTTTGCAAATTCCGGGTTCCCCCAAAGACTATTTAACGAAAGCCGTCTACCCTGTGGCATCTTCATCATCAGGAAGTTGTAGTCCTTATAACCTTCCTGGACTTAAAGGAGATATAACCGACGAAATGAGGCCGCTTGAAAATAGCTGCGTTCAAGACAGCGCCACGGCATCAAATGACAATCAGTTGTCCATGCTAGAGGGTAAAGATGATGCCGAGGGCGTTTCTCTTAACAAAAAGCAGGAGTACTTTCACAGTGTTACATACATGAAAGCTTCCTTATCCGATTCTGACCTACCCGCTTCCACTGTGGACTCAACTGTTGACCTCAGTTTGAGGAGCTCTATTGAACAATCTGCCGATGAGTTCAGCGACTCTTCCATGTTGCCGAGACTTTCCGTAGATTCTACTTTAGAAGAGTTGAAACGTGAGAAACAATCTGAAGAGATTTCTATCGATGTGGATACAATGGATTTTTCCGATTTTAAAAAGACTTGGAACAATAAAGGTGTTAACAGCGGAGGTGCAGTCAACAGCAAAGGTGTGATTACACCTGACTTTCACACAGCCATgttaaatattcagaaagactcCCACACTTCTGTACAAAGCAATCATATCGAAACGATCGTTCAAGACAGCTTTGACATGGAGGATGTTAGTAACAGATCTGTAGCTGGCTCCGATATCCTGCAGCTGGAAGAGCTAGACATAGATTTGAGTCAGATTAATTTTTCAAAGACACGATCAAGCAGCGCGAGCAGCTACAGCGAGCCCATGCTCGAGAATCTTGGAAGCCTGAGCCAAGACTCATTATCCAGTGAGGAGGGTAAATTTTTAATGAACTATTTACGAATCGGAGACAACCTAGATGATCTGCTTCAAGTCTCCGACTACGGTGGCACTAGTCCCAGCCCAACCAAGATGAGGTGCTTATCAGAAGTCAACTCAACTTTGTCTGGCAATACAGAGCGAGAGGAAGCACAGTGTGAGTCTCCGAAAAGAAAATTGGCTACACTTCTCCACGTTGCATCAAGCGGTGCCTTGGCTGAATTGTCTAACTATGACAACGGAACAGAAAAAGATACCAGTAAACGGGTCAACAAAAAAACCGGTATGACATCAGACACTTTCGGATTAAAGTCTAAGAAAACCAGGGTCAAGGCTACAAAATCATGTGAGACCGGGCTGGAGAGTTATAAGAACAAGAAAAATTATGAGAAGAAGATAGATGAGATTGTTGACGATAGCTCGGGCGATGAGTGCGACAAGGAAATTCTAAGAATCAATTTGAATAGACCGGTCAGAAAACGTTTAATGAAAACGAACAGCGATCCAGTGGACAAAGATATTTTCTGCAGGTCAAAGAAAGTTCCAACACAGAATTCTCAATTGTCTGATGATAAGGTGGAAGTCGAAAAAAGGGTCGATTCGGTTGAAAATAAATCTACTCCAGACCAACCAAACTCTACTGAAATGATGGCGATCTTCCAGAATGTGAACCTTTCGTATTTACAAAATCGTTCAAATGTATCTCCGTTAAAAGTTAACGAGGGTGATGAGTTGGCAGAGTATTCACTGAAACCTTTTTCAGTCTTGGATCAGACTTCTACAGCTTGCGTTCTGAGCGTTGAGTTTACAAAAGAGGATTCTCTGGACATTTCTGACGCCAATGACGATCCCATTGAGAACCTCGCCAGTGAGCTGGAGATGATGTTACTTTTGGAGAATTTGGACAGCTACGCTGAACACCTTAGCTCGCTCAACGAGGGACCCATCTTGAGCCCCGCTCGACATTTTCCCCTGCCACAGATTTCAGAAGAGGGAACGGTGAGTGAAGACGCCAGTGAAGGAGGAGGCTTAAATCATAAGATGTTGTCGTTTAGTGATAAAGCTTCTCAAGACTCTGATTTAGGCTTAGCAGGCAATGCTCATACTGAAGAAGCGATTCCCGTTGTCAAAGATGGGAACTCTGTAGAAGATAATTCTGTACAAGTGTCTGAAGAACAACCAGCATCACCTAAAATAATTAGACTACCAACAGACAACAACTTGCTCTTTCTCCTAGAGTCTTATGATGCAGACAGCGTTTTTGAAGAGGCTGTGTCAGTAAACTCTCCACTAACTCTAAATAGTGTATACAGCAGACGGCTGGACAATCAGGATATGTTAAATGTCAATATAAGAGCGGTTTCGCCATCGTCCAAGGTCTTTGACTTCGCCCAATCACTTGTTGGTAGTAATATTCCAATCATATCACCGGAAACCAGTACAGAACAGTCGATTGACAGTTTAGAGTTGACAAGCTCAGAAAACGGGGATAATGAGGCCATAGTCACTTCAGATAGTGAAGGGCTGGCCAACACCCTCAGCTTCGACAGTCACATCTTTCATTTCCCACCCAACAACCAGGTGCTTGAAACACACACAGTTGAAAAAAAGATTGACCTGCTGGGTACCGTAGTGACTAAATTTGCCTCCACGCACACTGTCAGGTTCAATCACATCAACGCCCCACCTTCAAATACAGACCACGAGAAACACCTTTCCACTGCATCTTTGATGATTGGAGATTACAGACAAGccaagaaagagaaagaaaacaatgaCTCCTGTATTGTACAATGCTCAGATAATAATAGGAGCTGTTCTGGTTTTGAAAAAGACGTTAAAAACAGGAAAACAGAACTCCAGTTCGATAACTCCAATGTCAATATGAACACTGTGAGTGAATCTAAAAAAGAACAGCTCAAAGAGAAAGTTCGTGCATTTTTGCTTATAGACCAACCTTGCAAGCAAGAGTCTCCAAGGGAATTAGAATATGAAAAATCCGATAAAGATTTACAAGTTATTGAACATGGATCACAAAATGACAAAATTGCTAAGACTTGCACCGACTATTATTCGGATTTGGAGGATACCACTCTAATTCATGTGGACGAAGCAATTGACATTAAATCTCGGGTCAAGGCCATGTTTATGATTGAAGATAGAAACGCTCCAGGGAATATTGCTTCTGAAGGGCAACGAGTAAAGGTCACCACCATGTTCTCGCAAAACAGCAAAGAGGCAAGGTCATCGTTTTCCAGCACGTCCATATCTGACCTCGATGACACAGCAGGAACGGAGATTGAGGCGCCGAAACAAAACTGCGTCAGGACTCAACACAAATCTGATGCTGCCTCTGTCGCGCCTGGGGCTGAAATCAGGAAGAAGCCAAGGAAGCTTCGAACTCGCGATTCTTTACTGAAACTTCACGAGCAGACAAACATTTCTTCTTCGATGGGAAGTGACAACGAATCGGATCTTGTGTCCGCTCTTCGGAACCAGGGTGACTATGACGTCAGAGAAAGAGATTTGGCGTTGGGGCTACTGACTGCTGACGTAATTGATGAAGAAGATACGACCAGCGAAGTTCATAGTTGCGATTCCTATTCAAAAAACGACGACAATACTAAATCCATTAGAGTGCAAAATGGTAAAGATTGTATTAGAAATTCAGAAACGGTGACACAAAACAGTGACTCGGAATCAGACGTTGTAACGAAAGATATTAACGCCCCCAAAGTAATAATTCAGCAGCCAAGTGAGGACAACTCTCAAGAAAGTTTGAGACGACTTAACCTTCCTTTGCTTAACTTAGCAGCCGTTTCTGGAAATTCAGGCTTGGAGTCCGGCTTTGGCAACATGAGTCCCCCCACTGAGTCAAGCGACACCAAGTATCCGTTTTCAGCAAAACACGGCTCTTCAAGCTGGCTGAGACGCTCTCCTCGGATGCATTTTCTAAGTCCCAATGCGGCGCTCACCCAGAAAAAGTACTATGATTGTCTGCAGCTAAGAGACTATTCGGCTAGTTCGGCCGCCGACGAATCTCATCCTGAGCTTGAGTACCTTGACATACTTCCAAAGTTTTCCCAATACCAATCCAACAAAAGAGCAGATGGCGGTTCTGATTATTTAAGTCCGCAAAAGAAAAGTGTCAGGGACAAACTTCCAACGTTCTTACTGCAAGAGCCAGATGATTTCAATGAAAGTGAATCACGGTGCTCTTCCTACAGATTGTCTATTCGCTCCCCGGAGCCTCGACCTGGCGTTCATTTTGATGATCTGGATGACCTTATTGTAGTTTGCGACTCAAACTCGACATCTACTCCCCCTTCGAATAGTTCAGATACGCAAAACAACGTTGTACAATTAGAAACACTCGAGGAATCACATGACGAATATAGCGGTCAGCAATGGTCAATAAATGTGGATGACTTTGAGCAAACTTATGAACCGCATATGCAGTTCTGCAAAGACAAAGACTCTGAGTTGCATATTACTGACGATGAAGCAGAAATAAGATCTATTGTGGGCGATTCTGAAAATCAAGACCAAAATGAATTGTTTGGCTCTAATAATgattttgaaatcaataaagacaacCTCGTGTATGACACAAAAGGGGAGTACCTCAGCGAGGAACCAAATAGGGATCTTTTCTCACAGCTACACGTGCAAATCAATGACATTCACGTGAATACGGACAGAAAATACAATGACATGTATTCTGACATCGCTTATGGCATCTCAGAACGTTCAGATCACAGCTGGGCGAACCGCTTATCCCAGATGTCAGAAGCAGAATCGCAGCCGTTTTTCCGGAGCTCTTCAGACTCCGAGATCGGTGTTTCACAAGAGCCACAACTTTTTGTAGAAGACGCCAACGTGATCAGCGATGCTCAGGCGGGAAGTGAGTGCTACACCGAATCTCTCATTCCGTGGAGCAACGTTATTGATAACATCGCCACGCCTGGGGACATTTTGGAAGACCCACAGTCTCAGTACAAAAAGCTGCTCTCGGTGACGAGCCACGACTCAGGGTTCGACTCCCAGGGTTCCCCCATTGAGCTTACAACCCTAAGAACGTCCGACTGGGGCTCCACGTTGTTTCGGGTTGTTCAAGAAGAGACAGTTGACCCAGACATTGACGAAATCGAGGctaacaatttattttaa